The following are encoded together in the Choloepus didactylus isolate mChoDid1 chromosome 7, mChoDid1.pri, whole genome shotgun sequence genome:
- the LOC119539966 gene encoding trace amine-associated receptor 6, with protein sequence MDSSTSPPTAPQLCFENVSGSCVKSPYSPGARVVLYAVFGFGAVLAVFGNLLVMISILHFKRLHSPTNFLIASLACADFLVGVTVMPFSMVRSVESCWYFGENFCIFHSCCDVAFCFSSLFHLSFISIDRYVAVTDPLVYPTKFTVSVSGMCISLSWVLPLVYSGAVFYTGANDDGLEEVVSALKCVGACQVIANQNWVLTDVLSFFIPTLIMIILYTNIFLVARQQAKKIENMGSQAESSSESYKSRVARRERKAAKILGITVIAFMISWLPYSIDSLIDTYMGFITPAYINEICCWFAYYNSAMNPLIYALFYPWFRKAIKVIVSGQVLKDNSANMNLFSEQM encoded by the coding sequence ATGGACAGCAGCACGTCCCCTCCCACAGCCCCGCAGCTCTGCTTCGAGAACGTGAGCGGCTCCTGTGTCAAATCTCCCTACTCCCCTGGGGCCCGTGTGGTCCTGTACGCAGTGTTTGGCTTCGGGGCTGTGCTGGCCGTGTTTGGAAACCTCCTGGTGATGATTTCAATCCTTCATTTCAAGCGGCTGCATTCTCCCACCAATTTTCTGATTGCCTCTTTGGCTTGTGCGGACTTTTTGGTGGGTGTGACAGTGATGCCCTTCAGCATGGTCAGGTCCGTGGAGAGCTGCTGGTACTTTGGGGagaatttttgtattttccacaGCTGCTGTGATGTggcattttgcttttcttctctcttccaccTGTCGTTCATCTCCATCGACAGGTACGTTGCTGTCACTGACCCTCTGGTCTATCCCACCAAGTTCACGGTGTCCGTGTCGGGGATGTGCATCAGCCTCTCCTGGGTCCTGCCCCTCGTGTACAGCGGGGCCGTGTTCTACACGGGGGCCAACGACGACGGGCTGGAGGAAGTGGTGAGTGCCCTCAAATGCGTGGGCGCTTGTCAAGTTATTGCAAATCAAAACTGGGTGTTGACAGatgttttatctttctttatACCTACACTTATTATGATAATTCTGTACACTAATATTTTTCTTGTAGCTAGACAACAGgctaaaaagattgaaaatatggGTAGCCAAGCAGAATCATCATCAGAGAGTTATAAATCCAGAGTggccaggagagaaagaaaagcagctAAAATCCTGGGTATCACTGTGATAGCATTTATGATTTCATGGTTACCGTATAGCATTGATTCATTAATTGATACCTATATGGGCTTCATAACACCTGCCTATATTAATGAGATTTGCTGCTGGTTTGCTTATTATAACTCAGCCATGAACCCTTTGATTTATGCTTTATTTTACCCATGGTTTAGAAAAGCCATAAAAGTGATTGTGAGTGGTCAAGTTTTAAAGGACAATTCAGCCAACATGAATTTGTTCTCTGAACAAATGTAA